A region from the Terriglobales bacterium genome encodes:
- a CDS encoding DNA-3-methyladenine glycosylase, producing MKAATKQKLSSTAALAATLDGAEAALAHLRAGDPVLASIIERVGPYAMQYHEPTFRALVRSIVFQQLHGKAARAIFDRLQAKAGGEITPDSILKLRPQQMRSLGLSRQKLTYIRDLARKTRDGLVEFERFPQMADEEVIAELTQVKGIGDWTAHMFLMFALRRPNILPTGDYGVRSAIRKAYGMKVMPKPRTMERIAKSWRPYCSVASWYMWRSLDVPVEL from the coding sequence TTGAAAGCTGCAACCAAGCAAAAACTGAGCTCTACTGCGGCACTCGCAGCAACGCTGGATGGCGCGGAAGCCGCACTCGCTCACTTGCGCGCCGGCGATCCGGTGCTCGCTTCCATCATCGAGCGCGTCGGTCCCTATGCTATGCAGTACCACGAGCCCACTTTCCGCGCGTTGGTGCGCTCGATTGTCTTTCAGCAGCTGCACGGCAAAGCCGCGCGGGCGATCTTCGATCGTCTGCAGGCGAAAGCCGGCGGCGAGATTACACCCGATTCCATTCTGAAACTGCGGCCTCAGCAAATGCGCTCGCTCGGTCTCTCCAGGCAGAAGCTCACCTACATCCGCGACCTTGCGCGCAAGACGCGGGATGGACTTGTGGAGTTCGAACGTTTTCCGCAAATGGCCGATGAAGAAGTGATCGCCGAGCTTACGCAAGTAAAAGGGATCGGCGACTGGACTGCGCACATGTTCCTGATGTTCGCTCTGCGGAGGCCGAATATCCTGCCGACCGGCGATTACGGTGTGCGCAGCGCCATACGGAAGGCATATGGAATGAAGGTAATGCCTAAGCCGAGGACGATGGAGCGCATCGCCAAATCCTGGCGTCCCTACTGCTCAGTCGCAAGCTGGTATATGTGGCGCTCGCTCGACGTTCCGGTAGAGCTGTAA
- a CDS encoding tetratricopeptide repeat protein → MKSSTRIVSTGSILVLAMCLPAVAQRTSGGSTGGGSTSAPSSRPSTPSVQPSIPSPGTNFPNPQTQRQILYISGSVVMQDGTPPPEPVAIERVCGGAAHKEGYTDSKGRYQIQLGQNFELQDVSESSNVSSGLGGMNGGSGFGGPGGMGMGGVSPRDLIGCEVRAMLPGFQSTTAMIRVEGAFGEIRMDTITLQRLGGGEGTTISLTTMQAPKDARKAYDKAQKDITKNNLKDAEKELTKAVEQYPRFAAAWALLGMIHQQNKQNDEASKDFQQAINADPQYAKPYFGLAVIAATQQNWKDTVRMSEQVNRLAPLAYPEAYFFGGVASYNLGNMDDAERNMRKYISLDNEHRRPVAALYLGDILARKQDYAGAVEQAKAYLALAPNAPNSPGVREKLKQLEQLSAAPAKQQ, encoded by the coding sequence ATGAAAAGCTCCACCCGTATCGTTTCGACAGGTTCCATATTGGTTCTCGCGATGTGCCTGCCCGCTGTTGCCCAGCGCACTTCTGGAGGCAGCACCGGCGGTGGCAGCACAAGTGCTCCCAGCAGCAGACCTTCGACTCCCAGCGTGCAGCCCAGCATTCCGTCTCCGGGCACGAATTTCCCGAATCCGCAGACGCAGCGCCAGATCCTCTACATCTCCGGTTCTGTGGTCATGCAGGACGGCACACCGCCTCCGGAGCCGGTGGCCATCGAGCGTGTCTGCGGCGGCGCGGCGCACAAAGAGGGGTATACGGATTCGAAGGGTCGTTACCAAATCCAACTCGGGCAAAACTTTGAGCTGCAGGATGTTTCCGAAAGCAGCAATGTAAGCAGCGGTTTGGGCGGCATGAATGGCGGTTCCGGATTTGGGGGGCCGGGGGGTATGGGGATGGGCGGCGTGAGTCCGCGCGACCTTATCGGTTGCGAGGTTCGTGCCATGCTCCCGGGCTTTCAATCGACTACAGCGATGATCCGCGTCGAAGGAGCCTTTGGCGAGATTCGCATGGACACCATCACGCTGCAGCGTCTGGGCGGCGGCGAGGGCACAACCATCAGCCTGACCACGATGCAGGCCCCGAAGGACGCGCGCAAAGCCTACGACAAAGCGCAAAAAGATATTACGAAAAACAATCTCAAAGACGCCGAGAAGGAGCTGACGAAGGCCGTAGAGCAGTATCCGCGATTCGCCGCCGCCTGGGCTCTTTTGGGAATGATCCACCAGCAAAACAAGCAGAACGATGAGGCGTCGAAGGACTTCCAGCAGGCCATTAATGCGGACCCGCAATATGCGAAGCCTTATTTTGGTCTGGCGGTTATCGCTGCCACGCAACAGAATTGGAAGGACACGGTGCGCATGAGCGAGCAGGTGAATCGACTCGCCCCACTCGCTTATCCCGAGGCGTACTTCTTCGGCGGTGTCGCCAGTTACAACCTCGGCAACATGGACGACGCCGAGCGCAACATGCGCAAATATATCTCGCTCGACAATGAACACCGTCGTCCGGTGGCAGCGCTTTACCTGGGCGACATTCTTGCGCGCAAGCAGGACTACGCCGGAGCTGTCGAACAGGCTAAGGCGTATCTCGCACTGGCTCCGAACGCTCCGAATTCACCAGGCGTGCGAGAAAAGTTGAAGCAACTCGAACAACTCAGCGCCGCGCCGGCCAAGCAGCAATGA
- a CDS encoding type II toxin-antitoxin system VapB family antitoxin has product MRTTLNIDDALLEEAARLSGIGEKTAVVRAGLEALIARESAKRLAAMGGSEPRIRRVHRRRLQPRKSHLHAD; this is encoded by the coding sequence ATGCGCACAACACTCAACATTGATGATGCGTTACTCGAAGAAGCGGCCCGGCTCAGCGGCATTGGAGAAAAGACTGCCGTAGTTCGAGCGGGCCTGGAGGCGCTCATCGCGCGAGAGAGTGCAAAGCGCCTCGCCGCCATGGGAGGCAGTGAACCGCGTATTCGGCGCGTGCATCGGCGGCGCCTCCAGCCGCGCAAATCCCATTTGCATGCTGATTGA
- a CDS encoding EVE domain-containing protein, with translation MNYLLKTEPSSYSFADLQRDKTTIWDGVTNPVALRNMRAMKPGDRLVIYHTGDEKTAVGTASVVSVDPSDAKNPKVQIKAGSAIAKPRSLAEIKQQKSFADSPLVKQGRLSVVPLNEAQYKYLAGE, from the coding sequence ATGAACTATCTCCTGAAGACCGAACCCAGCTCTTACTCATTCGCCGATCTGCAACGTGACAAGACAACGATTTGGGACGGCGTTACCAATCCGGTTGCACTCAGGAACATGCGAGCGATGAAGCCGGGCGACCGTCTGGTGATCTATCACACTGGCGATGAGAAGACCGCGGTGGGGACAGCGTCGGTGGTATCTGTCGATCCCTCTGACGCAAAGAATCCGAAAGTACAGATCAAAGCGGGCTCAGCGATCGCCAAGCCAAGATCGCTGGCTGAAATCAAGCAGCAGAAATCATTCGCCGATTCGCCTCTCGTGAAGCAGGGGCGCCTCAGCGTTGTTCCTCTCAACGAGGCGCAATATAAGTACCTGGCAGGCGAATAG
- a CDS encoding metal-sensitive transcriptional regulator — protein MKPKSEHAHGSAEDPEIKKNLQVRLRRVEGQVRGLQKMVEDERYCPEILEQMSAVHASLRSIERVLLRGHLQHCATEALRSGDERKAQRTYEELTELFYKHSR, from the coding sequence ATGAAACCCAAATCAGAGCATGCTCACGGCTCCGCCGAGGATCCGGAGATAAAGAAGAATCTGCAGGTTCGCCTACGCCGCGTCGAAGGCCAGGTGCGCGGATTGCAGAAAATGGTGGAAGACGAGCGCTATTGTCCGGAGATTCTGGAACAGATGTCGGCTGTCCACGCCTCACTCCGTTCGATCGAGCGCGTCCTCTTGCGCGGACACCTGCAGCATTGCGCGACCGAGGCCTTGCGTTCGGGCGATGAAAGGAAAGCCCAGCGCACTTACGAAGAGTTGACGGAGCTGTTTTACAAGCACTCACGGTAA
- a CDS encoding heavy metal translocating P-type ATPase, with the protein MDNTDQITKTSIDPVCGMTVHLDNAAAVREYAGKQYYFCCAHCAQKFEAHPQQYLAPKPKASGLVQLRPAPSKHAPVSQSATPSSTKYFCPMDPEVSSDKPGSCPKCGMALEPELLPAAKTEYFCPMHPEVVSDKPGSCPKCGMALEPRITSASAPVEDDTELRSMTLRFWIGVVLTVPLLIISMGGMLSSGWLHHLEMSRASAWLQLALATPVVLWGGAPFFERGWNSLRTRNLNMFTLIAMGTGVAFLYSLVVTILPADLLPQIAHGAGRGDVYFEVSAAITVLVLLGQVMELRARKQTSSAIRALLDLTPKMARRVARDGSETDIPLEQVAVGDRLRVRPGEKVPVDGRVEDGKSSVDESMVTGESFPVLKQSGDKVIGGTLNSNGSLLIGAERVGSETLLAQIVSMVASAQRSRAPIQRLADRVAAIFVPAVIACAVAAFFGWLFFGPEPRFAHALVSAVSVLIIACPCALGLATPMAIMVGTGQGARHGVLVRDARALESMEKVDTLVVDKTGTLTEGKPEVTEIHLTGAKEAYSEDDILQIAASVESHSEHPLASAIVRAAKKRNLSLSPVSDFSSEPGKGVRAKVRFRERLVTIAIGSPGKIARQGEQSNAQQSSPAMPQTTVLVALDRNPAAMISIADPIRLSTAEVVKNLRNAGINLVMATGDNRAVAESVARQVGIDQIEAGVLPARKAELVRELQSRGKRVAMAGDGINDAPALAQAEVGIAMGTGTDVALESGDIALLKGDLRGIMRARKLSAATMRSIRQNLFFAFVYNTAGIPLAAGVLYPLFHATLNPIFAAAAMSLSSVSVIANSLRLRNVSL; encoded by the coding sequence ATGGATAATACCGATCAAATCACGAAGACGAGCATCGATCCCGTTTGCGGAATGACGGTCCATCTAGACAACGCAGCGGCTGTGCGCGAGTATGCAGGCAAGCAGTATTACTTTTGCTGTGCTCATTGCGCGCAGAAGTTTGAGGCGCACCCGCAGCAATATCTCGCGCCAAAACCGAAGGCGTCGGGCCTCGTTCAACTAAGACCGGCTCCGAGCAAGCACGCGCCTGTATCGCAGTCGGCTACTCCCAGTTCAACAAAATATTTCTGCCCGATGGATCCGGAAGTCAGCTCCGACAAGCCTGGCTCCTGTCCCAAATGCGGAATGGCCTTGGAACCCGAGCTTCTGCCGGCGGCGAAGACCGAGTACTTCTGCCCCATGCATCCGGAGGTCGTTTCCGACAAGCCCGGATCCTGTCCCAAATGCGGCATGGCGCTCGAGCCACGCATCACCTCGGCCTCAGCTCCGGTTGAAGACGACACCGAACTTCGCAGCATGACTTTGCGCTTCTGGATTGGCGTGGTGCTTACTGTGCCGTTGCTGATCATCAGCATGGGAGGCATGCTCAGCTCAGGATGGCTGCACCACCTTGAAATGTCGCGAGCCTCTGCCTGGCTGCAGCTTGCCCTGGCCACTCCCGTCGTTCTCTGGGGAGGCGCTCCGTTCTTCGAGCGCGGCTGGAACTCGCTGCGCACGCGCAATCTCAACATGTTCACGCTAATTGCGATGGGCACCGGCGTTGCCTTCCTCTACAGCCTCGTCGTGACCATCCTGCCGGCGGATCTGCTCCCACAAATCGCTCACGGTGCAGGCCGCGGGGACGTTTATTTCGAAGTCAGCGCCGCGATTACCGTGCTCGTCCTGCTTGGACAAGTCATGGAACTGCGAGCCCGCAAGCAGACCAGCAGCGCCATCCGCGCGCTGCTCGATCTCACTCCCAAAATGGCACGACGCGTCGCTCGCGACGGCAGCGAGACCGATATTCCTCTGGAACAAGTCGCCGTCGGCGATCGTCTACGCGTGCGACCGGGAGAAAAAGTGCCCGTTGATGGCCGGGTGGAAGATGGCAAAAGCAGCGTGGATGAATCGATGGTCACCGGCGAATCCTTTCCCGTTCTGAAGCAGTCGGGAGACAAGGTAATTGGGGGAACGCTGAATTCCAATGGATCGCTGCTCATCGGTGCCGAGCGCGTCGGCAGCGAAACACTTCTGGCCCAGATCGTCAGTATGGTTGCGAGTGCCCAGCGGAGCCGCGCTCCGATTCAGCGTCTCGCTGACCGTGTCGCTGCGATCTTTGTTCCTGCGGTGATTGCTTGCGCGGTCGCGGCGTTTTTCGGATGGCTTTTCTTTGGCCCCGAGCCGCGCTTCGCTCATGCGCTGGTGAGCGCGGTGTCGGTCCTGATCATCGCGTGCCCCTGCGCACTCGGATTGGCGACACCGATGGCAATTATGGTCGGCACCGGCCAGGGCGCAAGACACGGAGTTCTGGTGCGCGACGCGCGCGCCCTCGAATCGATGGAAAAAGTGGACACGCTCGTTGTCGACAAGACCGGCACACTCACTGAAGGCAAACCGGAAGTGACGGAAATCCACCTGACCGGAGCGAAAGAGGCGTATTCAGAAGATGACATTCTGCAGATCGCGGCAAGCGTTGAATCCCACAGTGAACATCCTCTGGCCAGTGCTATCGTTCGCGCGGCCAAGAAGAGAAACCTATCGCTGAGTCCTGTTTCCGACTTTAGTTCCGAGCCAGGAAAAGGAGTCAGGGCTAAGGTCAGATTTCGAGAGCGACTTGTAACCATTGCCATTGGTAGTCCCGGCAAAATTGCTCGGCAAGGCGAGCAAAGCAACGCGCAACAATCGAGTCCAGCCATGCCTCAGACCACTGTCCTTGTCGCGCTCGACAGAAATCCCGCAGCAATGATTTCTATTGCCGATCCTATTCGCTTATCGACAGCGGAAGTGGTGAAGAACCTGCGCAACGCTGGAATCAATCTGGTGATGGCGACCGGCGATAACCGCGCTGTGGCCGAGAGCGTCGCACGACAGGTTGGCATCGATCAGATCGAGGCAGGGGTGTTGCCGGCGCGCAAGGCGGAACTTGTGCGCGAGCTGCAGAGCCGTGGCAAGCGTGTGGCCATGGCCGGCGATGGAATTAACGACGCCCCTGCGCTCGCGCAAGCCGAGGTCGGCATCGCCATGGGCACCGGAACCGACGTTGCCCTCGAGAGTGGCGACATTGCGCTGCTGAAAGGCGACCTGCGCGGCATCATGCGGGCCCGTAAGCTTAGCGCAGCTACAATGCGCAGCATCCGCCAGAATCTGTTCTTTGCTTTTGTCTATAACACTGCCGGTATTCCACTTGCTGCGGGCGTTCTGTATCCGCTGTTCCATGCGACATTGAATCCGATCTTTGCTGCCGCAGCTATGAGCTTGAGTTCCGTATCAGTAATCGCCAACTCGCTGCGTCTGCGGAATGTCAGTCTTTGA
- a CDS encoding ABC transporter permease yields MTWIGEQLVVSVDHPSTAGNKDDSRKPAANTERVWESRSFSWLEDAGRDFRFALRSLAKVPSFAVIAVLVIAVGIGANTAVFSVINTVLLKPLSYPDPQSLVMLMNTGPQGSFPGANVPKFNIWHQQTGIFDAVAAFDQAGAGLNLTGGSDPEQLEAVHVTQDYFRLFGAPIINGRVFTAAEDSPNGGRETVLSYGLWKRRFGANPGIVGTNIQLDGQPYLVVGVVGPKFETETPTDLWLPYQFDLNSRDMAHYFRVAARLKPGVTVEMANAELKLAADQFRRTYPGGLGPKGGFGVEKLQDVMVGDTRLSLLVLLGAVTFVLLIACANVANLLLIRASARQRELATRAALGAGRGHIIRQLLTESLAISLLGGFFGLIFGFIGVRLLLAVSPGGIPRIGPDGSAVSLDLNVLLFTFGISVLTGILFGLFPAIGTSRINLASALKESSSQAGVGLRTGKVRSILVIGEVALALVLVVGAGLLIRTFMKLQAVDPGFDTHNVLTMAMSLSGERFQKTAGVAQIVRDGTERLLNVPGVSTAAAACCLPLQGGFGLPFDIVGRPKGKDPNSGGAGYTPISWSYFDVFKVPIVRGRSFTEHDDGSAPGVVIINEAMAKKFWPNSDPLRDRLLIGANVGPVFVEPARQIVGVAGDMRGNGLDRNPAPTMYIPIAQMPDKVTALNSRITPLWWIVRSPQEPHPLAKAIAIALRDASGGLPIAHIRSMDEIVVTTTSRQRFNMLLLTIFGASALLVAAIGIYGLMAYSVQQRTQELGIRMALGAQTSTIRNMVIRQGMLLAGIGIVIGIAGALWLTHFLATLLFGVKALDPAAFVITLLLLSAVAFVAVWFPARRATKVSPMTALRFE; encoded by the coding sequence GTGACGTGGATTGGAGAACAGCTTGTTGTGAGCGTTGATCATCCCAGCACCGCCGGCAATAAAGATGATTCCCGCAAACCTGCGGCCAACACCGAGCGCGTGTGGGAAAGCCGTTCGTTTTCCTGGCTCGAAGATGCCGGACGCGATTTTCGTTTTGCGCTGCGCTCGCTTGCGAAGGTACCGAGCTTCGCCGTGATTGCGGTGCTGGTAATCGCGGTTGGTATCGGCGCGAACACCGCCGTCTTTTCGGTGATCAACACCGTGCTGCTGAAGCCCCTGAGCTATCCGGATCCGCAGTCGCTGGTAATGCTCATGAACACTGGCCCGCAGGGATCGTTTCCCGGCGCCAATGTTCCGAAATTCAACATCTGGCATCAGCAGACGGGCATTTTCGATGCTGTCGCTGCCTTCGACCAGGCCGGCGCCGGACTCAATCTGACCGGCGGCAGCGATCCTGAACAACTCGAAGCAGTACATGTAACGCAAGACTACTTTCGTCTCTTCGGCGCGCCGATTATTAATGGCCGTGTATTTACCGCAGCAGAGGATAGCCCGAACGGTGGTCGCGAAACGGTCCTTAGCTATGGACTCTGGAAGCGACGCTTCGGCGCGAATCCTGGTATCGTCGGCACTAACATTCAACTCGACGGGCAGCCATACCTCGTAGTCGGCGTTGTTGGACCAAAGTTCGAGACCGAAACTCCCACAGATCTTTGGTTGCCTTATCAATTCGACCTCAACTCGCGCGACATGGCCCATTACTTCCGCGTCGCCGCAAGATTGAAACCAGGCGTCACAGTGGAGATGGCGAACGCCGAACTGAAGCTGGCCGCAGATCAATTCCGCCGAACGTATCCCGGCGGATTAGGACCAAAGGGCGGTTTCGGTGTTGAGAAACTGCAGGATGTCATGGTCGGTGACACGCGTCTCTCGCTGCTCGTTCTGCTCGGCGCCGTCACCTTCGTACTGCTGATCGCGTGCGCAAACGTCGCTAACCTTCTTCTTATTCGGGCCTCCGCGCGTCAGCGCGAACTAGCTACGCGGGCCGCGCTGGGCGCCGGCCGCGGGCACATCATTCGGCAGTTGCTCACCGAGAGTTTGGCTATTTCGCTTTTGGGAGGATTCTTCGGACTTATCTTCGGATTCATCGGAGTGCGTCTGCTGCTGGCCGTCAGCCCCGGAGGCATTCCTCGCATCGGTCCCGACGGCTCGGCAGTGAGCCTCGATCTCAACGTTCTGCTGTTCACGTTCGGCATCTCCGTACTCACCGGCATTCTCTTCGGTCTCTTCCCCGCCATCGGCACTTCGCGTATCAACCTGGCGAGCGCGCTCAAGGAGAGCAGCAGTCAGGCAGGAGTAGGACTGCGGACCGGCAAAGTCCGTTCCATATTGGTAATCGGCGAAGTTGCGCTTGCGCTGGTGCTGGTTGTGGGCGCCGGTCTGCTGATTCGGACGTTCATGAAGCTGCAGGCAGTCGATCCTGGATTTGACACGCATAACGTGCTAACGATGGCAATGTCGCTCAGCGGCGAGCGTTTCCAGAAGACTGCCGGCGTTGCCCAGATTGTTCGCGATGGCACCGAGCGTCTGCTGAATGTTCCCGGCGTGAGCACCGCCGCTGCGGCCTGCTGCCTTCCGCTTCAAGGCGGATTCGGCTTGCCTTTCGACATCGTGGGCCGCCCAAAAGGGAAGGATCCGAACAGCGGCGGCGCTGGATACACGCCGATCTCGTGGAGCTACTTCGATGTTTTCAAAGTTCCCATTGTGCGCGGGCGCAGCTTCACCGAACACGATGACGGCTCGGCGCCGGGCGTCGTAATCATCAATGAGGCAATGGCGAAGAAGTTCTGGCCAAATAGCGATCCGCTTAGAGACCGTCTGCTCATCGGCGCCAATGTCGGACCAGTGTTCGTCGAGCCGGCGCGCCAGATCGTCGGCGTCGCAGGCGACATGCGTGGCAACGGCCTCGATCGCAATCCCGCTCCGACCATGTATATCCCCATCGCGCAGATGCCGGACAAAGTCACTGCCCTCAACTCGCGCATCACCCCGCTCTGGTGGATCGTGCGCAGCCCGCAGGAGCCGCATCCGCTGGCCAAGGCGATCGCGATCGCTCTGCGCGACGCCAGCGGCGGTCTCCCCATCGCGCACATTCGCAGCATGGACGAGATCGTCGTCACCACCACTTCTCGCCAGCGCTTCAACATGCTCCTGCTCACGATTTTCGGAGCATCGGCGCTGCTGGTAGCGGCGATCGGAATCTACGGACTCATGGCGTACTCGGTGCAGCAGCGTACGCAGGAACTGGGAATCCGCATGGCACTGGGTGCGCAAACATCGACCATCCGCAATATGGTCATCCGCCAGGGCATGCTTCTGGCCGGTATAGGAATCGTAATTGGAATTGCTGGAGCGCTGTGGCTCACGCATTTCCTCGCGACCCTGCTCTTCGGCGTCAAAGCGCTCGATCCAGCCGCGTTCGTAATCACGCTGCTGTTGTTGAGTGCAGTCGCATTCGTAGCTGTGTGGTTTCCTGCACGGCGCGCAACGAAGGTCAGCCCGATGACTGCTTTGCGCTTTGAATAA